The DNA window atcaaatgttgttatatctcatatgtgttgtaagagtttgattctatattttaatttagaaagtattatatatatatagatattacattgttctattttttaaagattcatctccattatctaatttggattaccatcttatagtaaacattctctcctcctctcctaccaatatcaaatgttgttatatctcatatgtgttgtaacttgtaagagtttgattctatattttaatgtagaaagtattatatatatttaacattgttttcaatttttattttatttatataaaaaaatatttcttttatatttcttgcctttctaatctattcatatttattttttaaatttgcatagttaaatttaaattcacatatgttggttttaacaaaacaatcaactttatttgagaattagatgttcctattcatttttaaacgatcaatgtgtaacatataagcattttgtcttgcaatcacaagttccatttccattgcttaactccatggttaaactataatatatgttgtcctatttgtaggaataacaacatacttatttaatttatttaaaagagcagatgattaaacgaaataaacatttctccaaattttataattcaatcagtgagtgtacttattactttgaaaaacttttacattgaagttcataaaatcatataagaaaactaaaatactatatcacttcaaatttggaaggaaacacttggtattccttttaaaaaaagtcaagacacatataaaaatttattaatatttaactcactttaaagacattaaaggtcatttaactcaaaaataacttctatccaataatttcatacattcctcccacaaataaatatatatatatatatatatattcaagattgtatttaaatattacataattttttagttagctaaatttatagtcacatatatacaatatatatatatatgaatttatattacttattaacaccataattcgacccattatttgcttaactcaatattggtttcaaagccaactaaagaaaaacagaaacgatcttattgatattagaccaaaacatgggcatacaaacataatcacttacacggaagatatttttaaaaaataacttattattgtaacatcaacgtatgaagggtttacataagcagttaattagaaaatctataatacaataaatgtattggaaacaatatcagtcaatgataagattggatcctcaaaagcaagaaacaacatcttcataattcataaaaaataaacaccacaattatacacatctaaacgaaatggtataaacatatagtgtataaataaaagtgacggcaaagcccgtatatgcctaactaaaacgaaataatacaaaagagaaaacaaaaagaccaaaaaaaaaacaagaaagtgtcaattacaccacaacccacacattgcgtggggaagcacctagttgATTATAGAAATAGGAGATTGAAATGATAAATACATggttttcctctttttgtttgatttttattttatttatatccaCAAATTATGTAATTAGCAATTAACgtcttttttgtaatttcttttttttttcttcttttgtttactGGGAAATGGGAAAATTTGTTAATGAGAATGTATGTGGCCTTGGCCCTTGGCCGGTGATAAAATGTCTAGTAATTGGGGAGCGTACGATAACGCCACGACGCTCGAGAACATTACCGAACCTTCCATATGTCAATATTGGAATATGACACCACTTTTCTTCTGCGCCACAGACTCTATTGCTTAGTGCTATTTACATATCCAAAAAGTCCTACGTTTATAGAACAATTTAGTTTAGTACTTGTCGCAAATGTTCTTCTTAATCAcagattatgcaaaattgtgttttaatttttttgacagTGTAAGATTGTGATTTAGGTTAGACTTCTCTATAACAGAAAGTGAATTGGTAACCAAGTAAAGTTTCTTACCATTCTTTATTTGTGTTTTACGGTTGATCGATAtaacaacaaccacaaaaaaatcaaagattataaTTAGTGGAGTCATAAACTATCTAACTTTCCATATAAAATTAGCTACATGTCATAGTTTTTGACAACAAGAATATTAGATAAACGTCGTGATTTTAATATGACTTTTCTTCTAGAAACGTCCTTTTACGGAATTTTAGTCGTTCTCACTTCCCATTTCTGGGAAACTTCCTCCGTCTAATCTCTTCCGTACACACTCAATCATATATAGAAAGAGCTGTACGTGTATAACGTCAATAGACGATAAACATTGAAAACTTTCTCTAAAGTCTTATCAGATTACTTATACCCATTTCACCAATATCACCAAACAAAAAGGTCCAAAAACTACCCTTCTTGAATCCTTTATCAGAAACCAGAGACAAAATCTATGGATtgtacttcttcttcattcataaGCACAAACGATCTCCGAAGAATGTTCAAGCAGCTCGACAAGAACCAAGACGGGCTTGTGACTCTCGACGAGCTCTGTTGGATTCTTGAGAAACTCGGTTGGGCAGAACACACTCCCGACGAGCTTGAACTGATCGTTGGTAAACAGAGCCTCGATCTAGACGAGTTCCTTCGGTTCTACCACGACACCGTTTTAGATAGCAAAGTGACGAATACCAAtaatgatgttgttgttgttgatggtgatgatgaagcgATTGTGAGGGCGTTTAATGTGTTCGATGTGAACGGAGATGGTTATATCTCTGCGGAGGAGCTTCGTGATGTGTTGGAACGACTAGGGTTCGAAGAGGAGGCAAAGGCGTGGGATTGTGGAAGAATGATTCGAGTTCATGACAAGAATCTTGATGGTTTTGTTGACTTTGAAGAATTCAAGAACATGATCTTACATGTCTAGTGATATGATAATACACATATTTGCGTATAGTCCATCATCTTACATGTTTTTGTGAGTTATGCGTAAAAACTTTGAAAGTGtgaagtatatataattttgtgatGTGTTAATGTATAAACTATGTCTTTTACTGTGATCAAGTTTTTGTAATGAAAAATGGCTCTTCTGATATCACTAAGCCATTAGTAttgtacatatgtatatatggaTGATCCTTTTCAGTGTGTTATAATAATTCCAGCTTAAGCTTTAATGTCTTAAAAGTTGtgtttcttttccaaattgttCAACTTGGAACAGTTATACATTAAGGAATCCAAGTCTCATATGAAAGCACAAAACCTCagatataaaattatctatgaTAATTTCAAGCCATGTGGAGGGGGAAAAGAGATATTGtgacaaaagaaatatatagttTTGCGTGAGATCGTTGTAAAGATATGATTACCAACCATATCCTTGTAACCAATTAGCTGaatgtttgattattttgtttctcaGTAACCCTTCAAACCCATGGAAAAATCACTAGCATTGTTAGGCACATGATATCTGATTTTTAACCAAATTTGCAAATGAAAACTTACATACTCATAGTGatagatgtttcttcttcctgcaAAATCAGATTATTAGCTCCTAACATGAATCACATCCAAGAAAAAATGAGCATTAGTCACACTAACTTtatcaactaattaagaaaactgACCCATCAAATTGGCCACTTTGTGTGTATTTATTGTGGGTACTCCAAGTCCAAACCATTTTACTACTTTAATCATTTATTgtagtgtaattttttttagttttttatatgTTAGTGGGTACAAGTTACCCCACTCAAAAATGTAATGTATATAATCTTTGGATCATAGAAGCATATGTAAGCTTCTGATGATGAAGTGGATATTTTTTGTTCGTTCGCTATGGTGGAATTGATGCGCTCTACAACATTGGTAATGGAGAAAGGAAAAGTTTATGGTCGATCTAAAGCATAAAAGCTGTAGTTATAGTCATGGTGGAAGTTGTGGATAAAAGTTAGTGTTACtatgttcattttttttctttcttctctttcttggatttgattttttttttcatgagaTATGCTCACATGAGATTACGTAGTAGAAGCTCCATATTGTTCAACTTGAAACAATTCTCTACTAGGGAAAATCCATGTCTCATATATGAAAgcacaaaacataaaagtaacATAATCTATTTACACTTTGAAGCCATGTGGAAGAAAAAGGTTGTGGCAAGAAACTGTTAAGCGTATGATCATTGTGAAGATATGTAGTTATGTACTACCATATATCTATGTCTCCCATCAAGttagctgatttttttttgtcttgacGGTTTCACTGTAATCTGCTTTTTTTCCATTATTGTTCAAAGTGTATAATACTGTTCTGCTTGATACCATAGAATCATAGATTATGAACTGAACATCTGTATCATATATGATTTTACTATGTGTTTCTAATTGGAAACTTTCATCAGTTGTTTCGATAAGGCTTCTCTCATCTTGTTAAACCAACAGGAATAGGTTTTTCTTGGTTTAGTAAAATTATCTCATTtccaatgaaattttaaattcgaAGGACAATAATGTCAGTGATGCTACAGAACTTGATAACCATGTGTATTTATTTTACGAACATGACATATGTTACCTTTTTAACCGAAACTAGAACCATGTGGGAAACTAGTATCTATTCAAGTAAAAGCTAAAAAGTTTCCATCTCAAATGAGAAATATCTTCATGATGCTAAATTTGGCAGGGACATTAGCATTTGAGTCTATACATATGAAATTAATGGATCCGTATGTGTTGGGTGATGCAGAGATTCAATAAATATGGATATAACTTCTAAGCTACCCATACATATCTACATTGAATCATCTCACCATCCACTGCCGATGTTCATCTCTCCGGGTTTACATGTTTTAGTGTACACTCACTCTCAGTGTCACATGAATCACTCGGCTTTTGAAAATAATAGTAGGGACTAATCTTCTCGACATTTAATTATGTGTACAAGTTGTGGCTTTTTgcatatgtaattgttttttttttttcaaccaaacattaataattaaaagagaactccaaGGTTGGTGgcccaaacaggaggataagagtttacaaaattaGTTTCAGAAATTAAAGATCGTGAAGATCGAGCAAGACAATCAGCCCTAGCGTTGGCGTCTCGAGGGATCCTAGTGAGGATGAAGGAGGGATAAGAAGTTCGAAGCAAAGAGAGATCCTCCAGCAGGTTAGAAAAAGCGGTCCAATCATCCAGCGTCTGCACTGTCGCAACTAGCTCTACACAGTCCGTCTCAAAAGCCTGACAATCGACTCCAGCCACCAGtaaagactccatagcccagatcagCGCTTGTAATTCCGCATGTAAAGGGGATGTAATTTCTCTTTTAAgtattgttgtgggatcaacTGGTTATGTCTTCAACAAATTTTAAGTaatgtaattgttttcttaCAAGATAAAATAATCTTTTTCTCTCGTGGACACTAAGAAATTgatgtttttcatatttaaagcTAGAGGTTGTTGATGATGTGGTATTCATCTTGTATTTTTTAGAGTTTAAAATTAgtgttaaatgaaaaaaaaattatcaaaataattatggTTGATAATCTGTAGAAATAGAATTGCTTTAACACTTCAAGTGATCAgaagtaaatttaaaattgattggGTTAGTCATGTCATATCTAGATATTTAGTTTTGtggagaaaacaaatcaaaacacaacAGTCAACATTCATACATAAATGTCACTAAGTACAAGTCGCTCACCCAATCCTCACAAATGGGTACTGATAATTGTACGCAGAAACTTACATCATGTGGACGTTGACAGTAGAAATTAAAACAATGCTAACATCAGCTAAAACTTGTATATGGTTTTCTAATAGTTCAATAATGTAATATGCTCCTTTCAGAACATATGTGAAAATATCAAGCAAGAATATTTTAGACTGAAAATCCAGAATTAAATTTCTAGTTTTGATTTGACATACCCGTACGTGCTGCATGCATAATGCCTAAAGGCCCTATCGTCTTTAACCTTATATATATTGGAacgaaaaataatttttttagttagcACCTTCGAGTCTTCGACCCTAGTTCAAAACTAATAAGAACTTGTCGTCACAATCTTAGAAAGCATTAAAAATAGAGTTCGTTTGGTCCAACTTTTGTTAGTTGGTAAACTCTGCCTTTTTTATTCAATGCCCACCTTCGCTTTTTATAGACTCATGCACGTCATCACTCAccaatatattttggttatagagagattctttttatttactaaCCAAATTTAGCACTATGATAAGTtaagaaactaaagaagatttgtttatttcatttcatCAAGCTGATTTCGTGGGCCATAAGTGATCAACTATAGTTACCAAAAGAAGACATAAACTCCAAATCTCCAACACCTTCAAAGAGTTAACCTTTTCAAAATTTCAGTAAATACAATCCCCTATAGAGTGTTTTCAGTCATAACAAGAATATAGTTTCTTGCAGTCATAACAAAAagcttattgttttttttttttttctttNTTTTGCATAAGCAGCGCAGAGGTTGAGATGCGGTTCTGTATACAAccagatttctattttttttattagtctaTGTTTTTACCTATATTATAGttatagttatattttatttttattaaatttatttatgtataagCAACAAGCTTTTTGTAAATCTAAAGATACTCCAATCTTTGAACGGAGAGAACTAGCTAGAGTTTCAATCGCTCATCTAATAACATCACGGTGACTGTTTGTGTGGaattttcataagtttttttcccAAAGACTGAATTCAAGCTTAGGGGACtgaatttaacatatataattgaaagTTTTGCTTAATAAAAGTGTTACGTTGGTCCAAGATATTTTCTAGTGGTAACAAGACGGACGCGTGGGGCATTAACACGTTTCAAATTAGATTCACCTGCTGCATGAAACTAATTTATCTATAGACATTATCTATAGACATTCATATTGATATAGACTCTTGCTTACGACTCtgaaaaaatatctatatgtaGACTGCAATTTTCTTAAGAATTAATCTGGACCTTTGTATATGTTTGGATCTATCctcaattatatttaaaaacaaattactgTTACGCCTGAacttttttaaatcatatattttccaccagaaaacaatattattttatcttttaagaAAACAGTTACATCTATATGCAAAGCCACAACTTGTatacttgtaaaaaaaaaagtcaacaaattaaatttgttcTTGTCACTACTCTCAAAAGACTGTTCATGATATTTTTCagtgatttttatttatatccaCATGAAAAATAAACTATTGTCGTTTGCATTTTTTGTTCCCTGGGAAAATTCCATTGAAAATATGGTGGATGGATGTGTGGCCGTTCGGTGTTAATATCTGAAAATTGGGGACAGTACGTTTTAACGCCACGGAACTAGAGAACATTACCGAACGTTCATAATCCACATTATTGACTACATTCTTCTTCAACTACATATACTGTTTTCATGCTTTTCCCGATTACATACTAATACTATTTTAGCTATAAAAATCCAAggtattattatctttttagtTTAGAAGGAGCTTCGGAACGAAGAGAAGAACAATTGTTTTAGTTAGCTCCTTCGAGTCTTCGACCCTAGCTCAAACCAAGAGCTTGTCGCCACAATTTGGAAGTAAAAATAGAGTTCGTTTGGTCCAAATTTTGTTAGTTGGTAAACTCTGTCTTTGTTCAATGCCCACCTCCCTTTTTTATAGATTCACGTCACTAACCATTATATGTTTCTTGGTTAAAATGAATATAGAGGGTTTATTCTTATTTATTAGCCAAATTTAGCAATTAGCACTATTATAAGTTAAGAAACTATAGaagatttgtttatttcatttgatCAAGCTGGTTCCGTGGGGCATAAGTGATCAACTATAGTTACCTCCAAAAAAGCCATAAACCAAGTCTCTAACACCTTCAAAGAGTTAAAACCTTTTTGAAGGCTTCTATAAATACAAACCCCTATAGAGAGTGTTTTCACAAACCAATATAccaaaacaaatacataaacaaaaatcattaagTATGGAACTGTTACTTCCACACCCTTCGAACTCAACACCTCTCACCGTCCTCGGCTTTTTAGACCGAGCCGCCTCCGTCTACGGTGACAGTCCGTCCATCCTCCACACCGCAAACACCGTCCACACTTGGTCCGAAACCCATAACCGTTGTCTTCGAATCGCCTCAGCTCTCACTTCCTCCTCTCTCGGCATTAACCGAGGCCAAGTCGTCTCTGTCGTGGGCCCCAATGTCCCTTCTGTCTACGAGCTTCAGTTTGCTGTCCCAATGTCGGGAGCCATCTTAAACAATATCAACCCGCGTTTAGACGCACACGCACTCTCTGTTCTTCTACGTCACAGTGAATCCAAACTCGTTTTCGTCGACCCCAACTCCATATCCTTAGTCCTCGAAGCAGTATCGCTCTTTGGACAACACGAGAAACCTCACCTCGTCCTCCTCGAGGATGATCAAGAGGACGGTTCTTCATCAGCTTCGGCCGCATCTGATTTTCTTGACACATACGAAGGAATCATGCAGAGAGGAGATTCGAGATTCAAATGGATCCGTCCTCAAACCGAATGGAAGCCAATGGTTCTCAACTACACTTCTGGAACGACGTCTTCTCCCAAAGGAGTAGTGCTTAGCCACAGAGCAATTTTTATGCTAACCGTTAGCTCCATGCTTGACTGGTCTTTACCAAACCGACCGGTTTACTTGTGGACTCTACCGATGTTCCACGCCAACGGTTGGGGTTACACATGGGGTACTGCGGCCGTTGGAGCCACCAACGTATGCACCCGTAGAGTCGACGCGCCTACTATTTATAACTTGATCGATAAGCATGACGTGACTCACATGTGTGCCGCACCGATGGTTCTCAACATGCTAACCAACTACCCCTCTCGTAAACCGCTCAAGAACCCGGTTCAGGTATTAATACATGTTTTGGTTCTTATTGGTTTATCGTCAAACTTTAGTTTCTTATTAATCATGTAGAGGACTATTGAACCAACTCTGTTTTAGGGCTTatttataaagttaaaaaaattatgagaacAGGTAATGACCGCCGGAGCTCCACCTCCGACAGCCATCATCTCAAGAGCAGAATCCCTAGGTTTCAACGTCGGTCATGGATACGGTTTAACAGAAACCGGAGGCCCGGTGGTGTCATGTGCTTGGAAGTCTGAGTGGGATCATCTTGATCCATTGGAGAGAGCTAGACTGAAATCAAGACAAGGAGTAAGAACCATAGGATTTGCGGAAGCCGATGTCAGAGATCCAAGAACCGGGAAGAGTGTAGAGCACGACGGCGTTTCTGTAGGAGAGATCGTTTTGAAAGGTGGATCGGTTATGCTGGGCTACTTCAAAGACCCGGAAGGAACCGCGGCGTGTATGAGAGAGGACGGATGGTTCTACACTGGAGACGTTGGGGTTATACATAAAGATGGTTACTTGGAGGTTAAAGACCGGTCAAAGGATGTGATCATATGCGGAGGAGAGAACATAAGCAGTGCAGAGGTTGAGACGGTTCTGTATACGAATCCAGTTGTGAAGGAAGCCGCGGTGGTGGCTAAACCGGATAAGATGTGGGGAGAGACACCGTGTGCTTTTGTGAGCTTGAAGTATGACAATAACGGTGACGGGTCGGTGACTGAGAGGGAAATAAGGGAGTTTTGTAAGACGAAGTTACCTAAGTATATGGTGCCAAGGAAAGTGATTTTTCAGGAGGAGCTTCCAAAGACATCCACTGGAAAGATTCAAAAGTTTCTTCTCAGACAAATGGCTAAGTCCCTGCCTTAATAATCCGCTTAAGTTATTGAGATTATGAAGAAATTAATCTATGTATGAAGTAAACTATATAGACTTATCGATCTTttgtgatatattattattgtaccCTTAAGAAGGGATTAGTTGTTAAACTTGTTGAAACATGCATGCTTGCTATTATTGTTATAAGATTTGCAAAGATAAAACTGTTAACACTATACCCCATTATTACAAGTGTGGTTTCCTTTAACTCTTGGCCTTATTCtgtctaaaaaat is part of the Camelina sativa cultivar DH55 unplaced genomic scaffold, Cs unpScaffold00535, whole genome shotgun sequence genome and encodes:
- the LOC104773424 gene encoding probable calcium-binding protein CML44, with the translated sequence MDCTSSSFISTNDLRRMFKQLDKNQDGLVTLDELCWILEKLGWAEHTPDELELIVGKQSLDLDEFLRFYHDTVLDSKVTNTNNDVVVVDGDDEAIVRAFNVFDVNGDGYISAEELRDVLERLGFEEEAKAWDCGRMIRVHDKNLDGFVDFEEFKNMILHV
- the LOC104773425 gene encoding probable acyl-activating enzyme 9, which produces MELLLPHPSNSTPLTVLGFLDRAASVYGDSPSILHTANTVHTWSETHNRCLRIASALTSSSLGINRGQVVSVVGPNVPSVYELQFAVPMSGAILNNINPRLDAHALSVLLRHSESKLVFVDPNSISLVLEAVSLFGQHEKPHLVLLEDDQEDGSSSASAASDFLDTYEGIMQRGDSRFKWIRPQTEWKPMVLNYTSGTTSSPKGVVLSHRAIFMLTVSSMLDWSLPNRPVYLWTLPMFHANGWGYTWGTAAVGATNVCTRRVDAPTIYNLIDKHDVTHMCAAPMVLNMLTNYPSRKPLKNPVQVMTAGAPPPTAIISRAESLGFNVGHGYGLTETGGPVVSCAWKSEWDHLDPLERARLKSRQGVRTIGFAEADVRDPRTGKSVEHDGVSVGEIVLKGGSVMLGYFKDPEGTAACMREDGWFYTGDVGVIHKDGYLEVKDRSKDVIICGGENISSAEVETVLYTNPVVKEAAVVAKPDKMWGETPCAFVSLKYDNNGDGSVTEREIREFCKTKLPKYMVPRKVIFQEELPKTSTGKIQKFLLRQMAKSLP